The Myroides fluvii region CCGTATTATTTCTCAATAGCATAATATCAGTTGCTTTATTGTAATTCTCTTGAGTAAAAATAAATGTACTAAGGTCTTTACTGGTAAGACTTTTTAAACTTGAACGAGCTTGTGAAATATTATCATCTTTAATTTCTACTATTGTATCAATTTTGTTTTTATTGATTTTATAAATTGAAGAGACTTGTTCATCACTTGTTAATAATAAGATTGGTTTATTGGTATCTAAAGTATTGTTAATACTGTTATTAGTCAAACTATTTAAAAAAGTAAACTGTGATTGATTGTTTACTTTAAATAGTTTTTGATGGGTGCCCTTTTTCACATTAAGTTTAATTAGAAAATCATTATTTACATAAAAAACAAACTGTGAATTTTCCGACCACATAGGAATGAATCGATACTCTGTATCAGATGTTATTGATATTGTTTTTTTACTTTGGACATCCACTATTTTCCACTGTTTTGAATTGTTATTATCTATATACAAAACATACTTATTGTCTTGAGAAGGTATTAAATATTGTTTACTTCTACTAATAGTTGAGAATAAAGAGTCAAAGTTATCTGTTCTAACAAGTGTGTACTTTATTTTTGCAAAGTAACTATCAAAGTCCTGGAAATCAAAAGGATTATAAGCGAGGAGATGATTGGGTAAATCAATAAATTCATAGTCGTTTTCTCTTGTTCTGTGTAGTTCTACAAGAGTATCACGTTGATAATTATAGACAAAAGCTTTATAAATAATCTCATACTTTCTTCTAAAATTACTAGGAAATAAGAATTTTGAATTCCCATTCCAAATATCAAGATACTCAGTGGCAGGAATCTCCTTATCAGATTTAACATTATACCTGACAAACACATCGTTGTTACTGTAAAAATTGATTTCAAAACGCTCAATTTGTTTTTCGTTCAGTTTTATGGACTTTGCACTATTAGTTGTAGTGTTAACAAGATGTACTGTGTTTTTTGTATCTTTAAATGCAAATACATCTTGCTGTTTGTTCCAATACAGCATTTCTATTTTGTAGTCAAAAGAATCAATCTTTTGATTTTTAAATGTTTGTAAATCAACAACAAAAACCGATTGTTCTGTATCATTTTTCTGGTATACCAGTTTTGTTTTATTGCTGTTTATAAAGTAATTTCCTATTTCCAAATCACTAATTAAAACACGGTCAATCTGTCCTTTACTATTTATTATACTAATTTTTATTTCATTGTTAGAAGATAAAGTGATTAATAGATTTTGATTTTCAACAGCTTTGGTTGTAAACTTTCTTATATTATTGACAAGTAATTTACTTGATGGATATCCAATTTTTTCTATTATGATATCTTGATTAACTTTTCCAACAACAAGATCATTGTAAAGCAAATTATTGGAAACATCTTTTAAGTGAGCAATATCTACTTTTTGTTTAGTTAAAGTATTGATATACAATAAAGAGTCTTTGCTTTTATTGAACTTGTTTTGGTACCTTTTACTGATAAGACCCCACTTAGCATCAGGACTTAATTTACTTGGAAAAACAGTGTTCCATCTATCATCTATAGATAAAGTATCTTGCTGTAAACTGGCATTTGCATAATCAAATTGCAAGAATGCCAGTACTAACAAGATGCTATTTATAATATGTTTCATAACTAATTACATATAAAGATTTACAATGGTATCATTTTGAGGATAAAAACGAATAACATTAGGAGATAAAGACCACACGCTACACATAGATCCTTTTGGTACTTTTATAGAAAATGCACCATTTGTATCTGTTAAATGATAAGTACCTGTCCCTTCAGTATTATTATTAAAAGCTGATCCTACATCGACGTTTTTTAGTGGTTTTTGTGTTTTCTTACTATAAATATTCCCCTTAATTGTAATGAGTTTTTCAGGATCTACAGTTTGTACATGCTTATCCAAGTAATTTTTTAATGTAGGATTATTTTTAACTTGAGCCTCATATTCTTTATTCTTTGGTTCAACAGAGATATTTAGTATTTCATCTTTTGTGAAATCTGTAAAAGTATAAGCAGCTGTGTCCCTTCCATAAATGATATAGTTTGGAATTAAAACAAGAGTATCTGTTTTTTCTATTTGAATTTTATAGTATCCTTTTTTATCTACAAACACCCTTTCATTTTCTCCATAAACTTGTAGTTCTTGGTTTTTCCACACCCATTTGTTCTTTATATTCATGGTTGTTAGTCCAAGTGGTACAGAATCCGTTGCTTTTACAGTCACTCTACCTTGTATTGTTATTTTGTTATCTGCTAGTTGAGATGTTTTATCAAGTGATTTACATCCCATAATTAAAAGAAGCATTAACAATGAATGATAAATAGGTAGACGTTTTGTTATTGATTTAGGTGTATTAGTATCCATTGTTTTGAGGATTAAGATTTTTATTGATTAGTAATTGTTTCTCAGGTATAGGAAAAAGTTGATGAAATTCTCTCCAGTTAGGTTTAGCATCCTTAAGTATCTGTAGTTTTTCAAGTCTTTTTAAAGTAAAGAATCGATGCCCAGATTCAGTGAAAAACTCTTTATTTGATTCAGTAAGATATTGTGTTTCAAATTCTTGTTTTGTAATATTTAGAGGCAGACCATTTAATCCTCTTTTGATTCGTACAGTATTGATTACTTGTACTGCTTCAGAAATTTTGTCTTGTCTATAAAGACTTTCAGCTAACAAAAAGTTGGCTTGTTCTATTCTGAAAAAAACAGAGTACTCGTCAGTATTATTTGTTTTGTTTTTATACTTATAAACACCATATAACACACTTTCATTAGATTTCACTTCTTTTATCCAATGCTTAAAACGCATATCGTTAGTGTCAAAAGAATCTATTAGCTTTTTACTTAACACCGTTGTTGTTGGGGTAATTGACGTAAATAGATATAGATTTGCTTCTGGTGTAGCAGCAGAGTTTTGTAGTGGACTGATTTGCCATAGTGTACTTTTTGCAGTTTTCTTGAAAGTTTGGTCAAGATTCATTTCAATGTTGTACAACGAATTATAAACCAGTTTTTGAGCAAGGCTTTCAGCTTCACTATATTTTTTTTGCAGTAAATAATTCTCTACAAGAAGTAACTCCGCAACTGCTTTGTTAACATAAAACCGCTGATTGTCCCTGTATTCATAAGAAAGAAGTTCTACAGCATGTAATAAATCCTTTTCAATTTCAATCAGTGCTAAATGATACGGTGTTTTGTAAATACTTGTATTAAAGATATAATCTGTTGAAGTTGTGTAAGGAATATCTCCATAGAGTTGTATTAGATACTGATAATGTAAAGCTCTAAGAGTATATGCTTCTCCTAATAACTGATTTTTTATTTGCTTTTCAAAAGCAGATGATTGGCTAACACCATTGATAAAAGCATTGATAGTATAGATGCTTTGATATGCGTTATCCCACCATAAACGGCTACTATTGTTATCTGCATTGATCGTATTTAAGTATAAATCATTGGTAGAAGTACCTAAATAATCTAATTCATCTGTGTAAAGACTAAGACTATATGCTAAACCACTGCTGTTTTTAGAGAGAAAGAACTTATCTCTTATATTGGAATAAATAGTTGATAACACTGCTTTAGTGGTGTTTATATTTTGATACACATCTTTCTCATTGATTTTATTTTCAGGTAAGTCAACTTCAATCATGCTTTCACATGAGGTGGTTAAAATGACCAGTATCAAAAAAAGTAGTTGGGTTATGATATATTTTTTCATGATTTAAAGCTTTAAAAAATTAATTGTATTCCAAATGCATATGTGCGCAAGGGAGGTAAATACCCATAAGTTGCAAATTCTGGATCCATTCCTTTATAGGAAGTGATTGTCCAAAGATTTTGCCCTTGTAGATATATTCGTAATGATTCAATATTTACAGTAGGTATTTTTAAAACATAAGAGACAGATATATTTTTTAAACGCAGATAAGAAGCATCACTAATAGAATTATCACTATCTATAAAAGCTTGAGTATTACTACTGGAAGTAGGTAAATTTGTATTGGCAGCTATATAAGGCGCATTTAAATTATCGATAGACCAACGCTGTGTCATTTCAAATGGTAAGTTTACGATTGCGGCACCAGGAAGGTTGTATAGTCTATTGATGTTATAGTTCTTTTGTTTTTTGAAATAGAATAAAAAATCAAGGGTAAAATTTTTGTAAGAGATGGTATTTTGTATCCCTCCATAGAATTTTGGGTTTAGATTTTGAACAAGTACTTTATCTTGAGCATTTATTTTTCCATCATTGTTAAAATCTGTAAACTCATAAAAACCTGTTTGTGGATTAATTCCCTTGTATTGGTATGTTTTAACTATATTCAATGGTTCTCCAATAACATAAAAACTACTTTGTGTACCTTCTTCTAATCCTGGATAAGAAAGCAGTTTGTTTTTAGGAAATGAGATATTAAAGTTAGTAGTCCATTTCCAATCTTTATGTACTATGTTCTGAGTGTTCAAAGTAAATTCCCATCCTTTATTTTCAACCACAGCAGGAGAGTTTGTCAAAATAGAAGAAAAACCTGTGGTAGAACCAAGAGTTAGACCAACTAATTGGTCTGTTGAACGGTTGTTGTAATAAACAATAGAAGAATTGATTCGATCTTTAAACAAACTAAATTCTAATGCACCTTCAAGTTTAGTTGTCTTTTCCCATTTGTAATCTGCGTTATAAAGTGATGTAGGAGTTAATCCGCTCTCAGAATTATATGAAGTTGAAACAACACTATAGGTATTTAAGTACGCATAATCTCCTATATTATCACTTCCTGTAACACCATAGCTTCCTCTTAATTTACCAAAGCTCAACCAACTATTACCAGATAATAGTGACTCGTTAGAAAACAACCACGCAGCTCCAATAGCCCCAAAGTTTCCAAATCTATTATTTTCTGCAAAACGACTCGAGCCATCTCTTCGAGCAGTTAAGTTTAAAATATATTTGTTGCTGTAATTGTAATTTAATCGAGTAAATAAGGCTACATATTTGTAGGTTGAATTATACGTATTTCCTATATATTTTTGCTTAGCGGAGCCAATATTTCTAATCAGTGATTCAGAAGAATAACCAACTCCTCTAATTTGTGAATTAGTACTGGTAGATGTTTGATAGGTTGTTCCAACAAGAACACTAAAAGAATGATTATTAATCGATTTTTTATATTCTATTTGAGGCTCTACTAAATAAGTATTGAATTTTTGATCCGCCTTACTACTTGAGGAATCATCACTTGTTAGTCCATAGATTGGATTGTTAATTGTATAAGGACTAATTTTCCACTCTTCAAAGTTATTATTGGTTAACCCTGTATTTATTTTAAAATAAGTGTTAGATAAAAAATTATAAGACAAATTAGCATTTAAGATTAGCGTATTTGTTTTGTTTTCATAAGTTTCATTTAATTGAGCAATTGGGTTTTCAAAAGTTCCGTTTTGCCAATTAAGATTACCCTTGTCATCATACAGTTTTGGTGCATTAGGCGCCAATTTAATTGCTTGTTGAGTTATATCTGTAACAG contains the following coding sequences:
- a CDS encoding prolyl oligopeptidase family serine peptidase codes for the protein MKHIINSILLVLAFLQFDYANASLQQDTLSIDDRWNTVFPSKLSPDAKWGLISKRYQNKFNKSKDSLLYINTLTKQKVDIAHLKDVSNNLLYNDLVVGKVNQDIIIEKIGYPSSKLLVNNIRKFTTKAVENQNLLITLSSNNEIKISIINSKGQIDRVLISDLEIGNYFINSNKTKLVYQKNDTEQSVFVVDLQTFKNQKIDSFDYKIEMLYWNKQQDVFAFKDTKNTVHLVNTTTNSAKSIKLNEKQIERFEINFYSNNDVFVRYNVKSDKEIPATEYLDIWNGNSKFLFPSNFRRKYEIIYKAFVYNYQRDTLVELHRTRENDYEFIDLPNHLLAYNPFDFQDFDSYFAKIKYTLVRTDNFDSLFSTISRSKQYLIPSQDNKYVLYIDNNNSKQWKIVDVQSKKTISITSDTEYRFIPMWSENSQFVFYVNNDFLIKLNVKKGTHQKLFKVNNQSQFTFLNSLTNNSINNTLDTNKPILLLTSDEQVSSIYKINKNKIDTIVEIKDDNISQARSSLKSLTSKDLSTFIFTQENYNKATDIMLLRNNTVSTLLSSDIPKELYSWKKKKSIFFKDKYQKELQGTLYYPKDFDSNKQYPMIVYTYNFNRTDTNIFEVPTLLSQIGFNIPLLTELGYFVFYTQTYVSEQGPGISALECITKGIEAITQTESSIDSNKLGLIGHSFGGYKSSFIATQSNLFKAVVSGAAAHDLIGGLTYRYSNMRNIPDWFMTESAQYAFNQSYAENPEKYLANSPILHAHKTTTPILLWTGLLDENVYWENTRKMYIALKRYQVPTIALFYKDIDHALGLDHPIESEDLTKRTIDWFDYFLRDKKEIKWIEKGINYDNTSWSPLDNF
- a CDS encoding RagB/SusD family nutrient uptake outer membrane protein encodes the protein MKKYIITQLLFLILVILTTSCESMIEVDLPENKINEKDVYQNINTTKAVLSTIYSNIRDKFFLSKNSSGLAYSLSLYTDELDYLGTSTNDLYLNTINADNNSSRLWWDNAYQSIYTINAFINGVSQSSAFEKQIKNQLLGEAYTLRALHYQYLIQLYGDIPYTTSTDYIFNTSIYKTPYHLALIEIEKDLLHAVELLSYEYRDNQRFYVNKAVAELLLVENYLLQKKYSEAESLAQKLVYNSLYNIEMNLDQTFKKTAKSTLWQISPLQNSAATPEANLYLFTSITPTTTVLSKKLIDSFDTNDMRFKHWIKEVKSNESVLYGVYKYKNKTNNTDEYSVFFRIEQANFLLAESLYRQDKISEAVQVINTVRIKRGLNGLPLNITKQEFETQYLTESNKEFFTESGHRFFTLKRLEKLQILKDAKPNWREFHQLFPIPEKQLLINKNLNPQNNGY
- a CDS encoding SusC/RagA family TonB-linked outer membrane protein; this translates as MKTQILTNYGYRITMLLSFLICYPNYAVSNNYYLFFTMPNTLPDNKQKIKLIGIVKDSQGVLGGVHISTSDNKVAATDLSGKYTIEISAGDKITFSMIGYKQQTITYSDYHGSILNITLLEDSSTLDEIVVNAGYYNVKDRERTGSIARVTAKDIEFQPVVNPLQAIQGRVAGVDITQSSGVAGGGMNIEIRGRNFLDSSNSGRNNPMYIIDGVPFISENLGKNNGNYATEILPNNISPLNAINPSDILSIEILKDADATAIYGSRGANGVVLITTKKANSDKMRFTISSSTGFSKVPKFVQIMNTDQYLQMREEAFKNSGVTSYPINAYDLNGTWDRNRYTNWQKELIGNTAIDKNIALNTSGGNQYTLFNINLNHNENTTVFPTDKGYKRNNLLLSLNHRSKDDRLAINTTTTYSTQSNNLSVTDITQQAIKLAPNAPKLYDDKGNLNWQNGTFENPIAQLNETYENKTNTLILNANLSYNFLSNTYFKINTGLTNNNFEEWKISPYTINNPIYGLTSDDSSSSKADQKFNTYLVEPQIEYKKSINNHSFSVLVGTTYQTSTSTNSQIRGVGYSSESLIRNIGSAKQKYIGNTYNSTYKYVALFTRLNYNYSNKYILNLTARRDGSSRFAENNRFGNFGAIGAAWLFSNESLLSGNSWLSFGKLRGSYGVTGSDNIGDYAYLNTYSVVSTSYNSESGLTPTSLYNADYKWEKTTKLEGALEFSLFKDRINSSIVYYNNRSTDQLVGLTLGSTTGFSSILTNSPAVVENKGWEFTLNTQNIVHKDWKWTTNFNISFPKNKLLSYPGLEEGTQSSFYVIGEPLNIVKTYQYKGINPQTGFYEFTDFNNDGKINAQDKVLVQNLNPKFYGGIQNTISYKNFTLDFLFYFKKQKNYNINRLYNLPGAAIVNLPFEMTQRWSIDNLNAPYIAANTNLPTSSSNTQAFIDSDNSISDASYLRLKNISVSYVLKIPTVNIESLRIYLQGQNLWTITSYKGMDPEFATYGYLPPLRTYAFGIQLIF